One segment of Carya illinoinensis cultivar Pawnee chromosome 13, C.illinoinensisPawnee_v1, whole genome shotgun sequence DNA contains the following:
- the LOC122292637 gene encoding tRNA-dihydrouridine(20/20a) synthase-like isoform X2 — translation MKPLKFPHRSHGDRLPSYKSRFPFALFQRKLNKSRSPSTYSQKKQPFANAVMAVGPYLPPRFSVAPMMDCTDNHYRTLARLISKHAWLYTEMITAETIVHQKDNLDRFLAYSPEQHPIVLQIGGSNLESLAKATELANEYHYDEINFNCGCPSSKVAGHGCFGVRLMLDPMFVGEAMSVIAANTDVPVTVKCRIGVDDHDSYNELCDFIYKVSSLSPTRHFIIHSRKALLNGISPAENRSIPPLKYEYFYGLLRDFPDLRFTINGGITCIGEVNAAIRAGAHGVMVGRAAYNNPWQTLGHVDSTIYGKPSSSLTRRQILGKYQVYGDSVLGKYGQKPNVRDVVKPLLHLFYSEPGNGLWKRKADTAFRHCTTIKSFFEETLRAIPDSVLDSPVGETPVGRDELFADINSLLPPPYEVREQELLYA, via the exons ATGAAGCCCCTGAAGTTTCCCCATCGCTCTCACGGAGACCGTCTTCCTTCAT ACAAAAGCAGATTCCCATTTGCCCTATTCCAGAGGAAGTTGAACAAATCAAGGAGCCCCTCCACTTATTCTCAAAAAAAGCAACCATTTGCCAATGCTGTGATGGCTGTAGGGCCCTATCTTCCTCCTCGGTTTAG TGTTGCTCCAATGATGGATTGCACAGATAATCATTATAGGACTCTTGCCCGGCTCATATCAAAACATGCATGGCTCTACACAGAGATGATTACAGCTGAAACAATTGTTCACCAGAAGGATAATCTG GACAGATTCTTGGCATATTCTCCAGAACAACATCCTATTGTGCTTCAGATTGGAGGGAGTAATTTGGAAAGCCTGGCAAAAGCAACTGAACTTGCTAATGAATATCACTATGATGAAATCAATTTCAA TTGTGGATGTCCCAGTTCAAAAGTAGCTGGACATGGATGCTTTGGTGTTCGTCTTATGCTTGATCCAATG TTTGTTGGGGAAGCCATGTCAGTTATTGCTGCCAATACTGATGTTCCTGTTACTGTTAAGTGTCGAATTGGTGTCGATGATCATGATTCATATAATGAGCTCT GTGATTTTATCTACAAGGTTTCTTCTCTATCACCAACTAGGCATTTCATAATACACTCAAGGAAGGCCCTCCTCAATGGCATTAGCCCAGCTGAAAATCGAAGTATTCCTCCCTTAAA ATATGAGTACTTTTATGGTCTCTTGCGGGACTTTCCAGACTTAAGATTTACAATCAATGGAGGCATAACTTGCATTGGTGAG GTCAATGCGGCTATAAGGGCAGGAGCTCATGGTGTAATGGTTGGACGTGCTGCATACAACAA CCCTTGGCAAACTTTGGGACATGTTGATTCTACAATTTATGGTAAACCAAGCAGCAGTCTTACGCGTCGTCAG ATTCTAGGGAAGTATCAAGTGTATGGAGATTCTGTTTTGGGAAAGTACGGACAGAAACCAAATGTCCGGGATGTGGTGAAG CCTTTACTCCATCTTTTCTATTCAGAGCCTGGAAATGGCCTGTGGAAGCGCAAAGCTGACACTGCTTTCCGGCATTGCACA ACAATAAAGTCATTTTTTGAGGAAACCCTCAGGGCGATTCCTGACTCTGTCTTGGATTCACCAGTTGGAGAGACGCCAGTTGGTCGAGATGAGCTTTTTGCAGATATAAATAGTTTGTTACCCCCTCCATACGAAGTGAGAGAACAGGAGTTACTGTATGCTTAA
- the LOC122292637 gene encoding tRNA-dihydrouridine(20/20a) synthase-like isoform X1, with product MKPLKFPHRSHGDRLPSSSFTPIYSNFLKDKSRFPFALFQRKLNKSRSPSTYSQKKQPFANAVMAVGPYLPPRFSVAPMMDCTDNHYRTLARLISKHAWLYTEMITAETIVHQKDNLDRFLAYSPEQHPIVLQIGGSNLESLAKATELANEYHYDEINFNCGCPSSKVAGHGCFGVRLMLDPMFVGEAMSVIAANTDVPVTVKCRIGVDDHDSYNELCDFIYKVSSLSPTRHFIIHSRKALLNGISPAENRSIPPLKYEYFYGLLRDFPDLRFTINGGITCIGEVNAAIRAGAHGVMVGRAAYNNPWQTLGHVDSTIYGKPSSSLTRRQILGKYQVYGDSVLGKYGQKPNVRDVVKPLLHLFYSEPGNGLWKRKADTAFRHCTTIKSFFEETLRAIPDSVLDSPVGETPVGRDELFADINSLLPPPYEVREQELLYA from the exons ATGAAGCCCCTGAAGTTTCCCCATCGCTCTCACGGAGACCGTCTTCCTTCAT CTTCATTCACTCCTATTTATTCAAATTTCCTTAAAGACAAAAGCAGATTCCCATTTGCCCTATTCCAGAGGAAGTTGAACAAATCAAGGAGCCCCTCCACTTATTCTCAAAAAAAGCAACCATTTGCCAATGCTGTGATGGCTGTAGGGCCCTATCTTCCTCCTCGGTTTAG TGTTGCTCCAATGATGGATTGCACAGATAATCATTATAGGACTCTTGCCCGGCTCATATCAAAACATGCATGGCTCTACACAGAGATGATTACAGCTGAAACAATTGTTCACCAGAAGGATAATCTG GACAGATTCTTGGCATATTCTCCAGAACAACATCCTATTGTGCTTCAGATTGGAGGGAGTAATTTGGAAAGCCTGGCAAAAGCAACTGAACTTGCTAATGAATATCACTATGATGAAATCAATTTCAA TTGTGGATGTCCCAGTTCAAAAGTAGCTGGACATGGATGCTTTGGTGTTCGTCTTATGCTTGATCCAATG TTTGTTGGGGAAGCCATGTCAGTTATTGCTGCCAATACTGATGTTCCTGTTACTGTTAAGTGTCGAATTGGTGTCGATGATCATGATTCATATAATGAGCTCT GTGATTTTATCTACAAGGTTTCTTCTCTATCACCAACTAGGCATTTCATAATACACTCAAGGAAGGCCCTCCTCAATGGCATTAGCCCAGCTGAAAATCGAAGTATTCCTCCCTTAAA ATATGAGTACTTTTATGGTCTCTTGCGGGACTTTCCAGACTTAAGATTTACAATCAATGGAGGCATAACTTGCATTGGTGAG GTCAATGCGGCTATAAGGGCAGGAGCTCATGGTGTAATGGTTGGACGTGCTGCATACAACAA CCCTTGGCAAACTTTGGGACATGTTGATTCTACAATTTATGGTAAACCAAGCAGCAGTCTTACGCGTCGTCAG ATTCTAGGGAAGTATCAAGTGTATGGAGATTCTGTTTTGGGAAAGTACGGACAGAAACCAAATGTCCGGGATGTGGTGAAG CCTTTACTCCATCTTTTCTATTCAGAGCCTGGAAATGGCCTGTGGAAGCGCAAAGCTGACACTGCTTTCCGGCATTGCACA ACAATAAAGTCATTTTTTGAGGAAACCCTCAGGGCGATTCCTGACTCTGTCTTGGATTCACCAGTTGGAGAGACGCCAGTTGGTCGAGATGAGCTTTTTGCAGATATAAATAGTTTGTTACCCCCTCCATACGAAGTGAGAGAACAGGAGTTACTGTATGCTTAA
- the LOC122292637 gene encoding tRNA-dihydrouridine(20/20a) synthase-like isoform X3 — translation MKPLKFPHRSHGDRLPSSSFTPIYSNFLKDKSRFPFALFQRKLNKSRSPSTYSQKKQPFANAVMAVGPYLPPRFSVAPMMDCTDNHYRTLARLISKHAWLYTEMITAETIVHQKDNLDRFLAYSPEQHPIVLQIGGSNLESLAKATELANEYHYDEINFNCGCPSSKVAGHGCFGVRLMLDPMFVGEAMSVIAANTDVPVTVKCRIGVDDHDSYNELCDFIYKVSSLSPTRHFIIHSRKALLNGISPAENRSIPPLKYEYFYGLLRDFPDLRFTINGGITCIGEVNAAIRAGAHGVMVGRAAYNNPWQTLGHVDSTIYDSREVSSVWRFCFGKVRTETKCPGCGEAFTPSFLFRAWKWPVEAQS, via the exons ATGAAGCCCCTGAAGTTTCCCCATCGCTCTCACGGAGACCGTCTTCCTTCAT CTTCATTCACTCCTATTTATTCAAATTTCCTTAAAGACAAAAGCAGATTCCCATTTGCCCTATTCCAGAGGAAGTTGAACAAATCAAGGAGCCCCTCCACTTATTCTCAAAAAAAGCAACCATTTGCCAATGCTGTGATGGCTGTAGGGCCCTATCTTCCTCCTCGGTTTAG TGTTGCTCCAATGATGGATTGCACAGATAATCATTATAGGACTCTTGCCCGGCTCATATCAAAACATGCATGGCTCTACACAGAGATGATTACAGCTGAAACAATTGTTCACCAGAAGGATAATCTG GACAGATTCTTGGCATATTCTCCAGAACAACATCCTATTGTGCTTCAGATTGGAGGGAGTAATTTGGAAAGCCTGGCAAAAGCAACTGAACTTGCTAATGAATATCACTATGATGAAATCAATTTCAA TTGTGGATGTCCCAGTTCAAAAGTAGCTGGACATGGATGCTTTGGTGTTCGTCTTATGCTTGATCCAATG TTTGTTGGGGAAGCCATGTCAGTTATTGCTGCCAATACTGATGTTCCTGTTACTGTTAAGTGTCGAATTGGTGTCGATGATCATGATTCATATAATGAGCTCT GTGATTTTATCTACAAGGTTTCTTCTCTATCACCAACTAGGCATTTCATAATACACTCAAGGAAGGCCCTCCTCAATGGCATTAGCCCAGCTGAAAATCGAAGTATTCCTCCCTTAAA ATATGAGTACTTTTATGGTCTCTTGCGGGACTTTCCAGACTTAAGATTTACAATCAATGGAGGCATAACTTGCATTGGTGAG GTCAATGCGGCTATAAGGGCAGGAGCTCATGGTGTAATGGTTGGACGTGCTGCATACAACAA CCCTTGGCAAACTTTGGGACATGTTGATTCTACAATTTATG ATTCTAGGGAAGTATCAAGTGTATGGAGATTCTGTTTTGGGAAAGTACGGACAGAAACCAAATGTCCGGGATGTGGTGAAG CCTTTACTCCATCTTTTCTATTCAGAGCCTGGAAATGGCCTGTGGAAGCGCAAAGCTGA
- the LOC122292115 gene encoding putative disease resistance protein At3g14460: MLRYLWVLSLSYYVNINELPDSIGKIKTLHYVNISFTGIRRLPDSICKLCNLQTLNLSGCKDLVVLPRDMWKLINLRHLDITGTRIMEMPMQLGRLKCLQTLTKFVINKYNGSSIGELGKLINLRGTLSILELQIVKSHVDALNACLKDRKYIEELVLEWNPNGINISDDQRTVIDSLKPHTNLKSISINYYGGQNFPDWVGHNSFSNITSIRLYMCNNCCRLPSLGQLPSLRDLSIIGLDEGVTVGPEFYCIGSCSTKSFGALEFLRFENMLNWVIWFPFGVENEGGAFPYLKELYVDKCPKMVEGLPIHLPSLVKLVIHDCPQLRASPPKVSALCELELIDCNEALIRELSIPLNGMQKLTVEGFFALKSLPEGITNFDSCLHDLRIWCCSSLMSLPEGYLPPTLKTLWISHCKSLELPMHLDYSSLEKLWLHGCDSLSSFPLNLFPKLYNITFWECNNLESLTVLEPHDHDLMTLRMGISDCPSFVSFPKGGLRAPNLTSFWVDNCKSLRSLPDKMHELLPSLQYLYIENCPEVVSFPEGGLPSSLISIYIRGCDKLVTSRMGWGLKKLHSLRLLENSGKSEDVDSFPATTLPYLYISKFQNLRSLDKKGLQHLTSLKQLWIYDCPKLKCMPEDGLPASLSILEVSDCPLLKKQWQKRKGKEWWLPLALVATSSAAGVPAAGSKKHSSVRTMIIAGESEDVKSFPEAELLPISLTSLRICGFPKMKYLDKKGIRHFTSLEELQIHDCPKLKCMPEDRLLASLSILKIKN; the protein is encoded by the exons ATGCTTAGATACCTATGGGTGCTCTCTCTATCTTATTATGTTAATATAAACGAGTTGCCAGATTCAATTGGTAAGATTAAGACTCTACATTATGTGAATATTTCTTTCACTGGGATTAGAAGGTTGCCCGATTCCATATGTAAGTTGTGCAATTTACAAACATTGAATTTATCGGGTTGCAAAGATCTTGTTGTATTGCCAAGAGATATGTGGAAACTCATCAATTTACGTCATCTTGATATTACTGGAACTCGCATAATGGAGATGCCAATGCAACTTGGTAGACTAAAATGCCTCCAGACGTTGACTAAATTtgtcatcaataaatataatggGTCTTCCATTGGAGAATTGGGAAAACTTATAAATCTTCGAGGAACACTTTCTATTTTGGAGCTCCAAATTGTTAAATCTCATGTGGATGCTTTGAATGCATGCTTAAAGGACAGAAAGTACATAGAGGAGTTGGTGTTGGAATGGAATCCAAATGGTATCAATATTTCTGATGATCAAAGAACTGTAATTGACAGTCTCAAACCCCATACAAACTTGAAAAGCATCAGTATCAATTATTATGGCGGTCAGAATTTTCCAGATTGGGTAGGGCATAATTCGTTCTCCAATATAACATCCATTCGTCTATACATGTGTAATAATTGTTGTAGGTTGCCATCACTTGGGCAACTACCCTCTCTACGTGACCTTTCCATTATTGGGTTGGATGAAGGTGTTACAGTGGGTCCTGAATTCTATTGCATTGGTTCTTGTTCAACGAAGTCCTTTGGAGCCCTGGAATTTCTAAGATTCGAAAATATGTTGAATTGGGTGATATGGTTTCCTTTTGGTGTAGAGAATGAAGGTGGAGCTTTTCCTTATCTTAAAGAGCTGTATGTTGATAAATGCCCCAAGATGGTAGAAGGATTGCCCATTCATCTTCCTTCTTTAGTCAAACTTGTGATCCATGACTGTCCGCAGTTGAGAGCTTCACCCCCAAAGGTTTCTGCTTTATGTGAATTAGAGCTAATAGATTGTAATGAGGCCTTGATAAGAGAATTGTCAATTCCTTTGAATGGAATGCAGAAGCTGACAGTCGAAGGATTTTTTGCACTAAAGTCCTTGCCTGAAGGAATAACAAACTTCGACAGCTGTCTTCACGACTTACGAATATGGTGCTGTTCTTCACTCATGTCCCTTCCCGAAGGTTATCTACCTCCCACATTAAAAACCCTTTGGATCTCACATTGTAAGAGTTTAGAGCTCCCAATGCACTTGGATTATTCATCCCTTGAAAAGTTGTGGTTGCATGGTTGTGATTCTCTCAGCTCATTTCCATTAAATCTATTTCCAAAGCTTTATAATATCACATTCTGGGAATGTAATAATCTAGAGTCTCTTACAGTGCTAGAACCTCATGATCATGATTTAATGACCTTGCGTATGGGAATCTCAGATTGTCCTAGTTTTGTATCTTTTCCAAAGGGAGGATTGCGTGCTCCCAACCTCACATCATTTTGGGTGGATAATTGTAAGAGTCTGAGGTCATTGCctgacaagatgcatgaacTCCTTCCATCTCTTCAGTATCTGTATATAGAAAATTGTCCAGAAGTCGTGTCATTTCCTGAAGGGGGCTTGCCTTCGAGCTTGATTTCAATTTATATACGAGGTTGTGACAAACTTGTTACCAGCCGGATGGGATGGGGTTTGAAAAAACTCCACTCTCTTAGATTGTTAGAAAACAGTGGAAAATCTGAAGATGTGGATAGCTTTCCTGCCACCACTCTGCCTTATCTTTACATCTCTAAATTCCAAAATTTGAGATCTCTGGACAAGAAGGGGCTTCAACACCTCACCTCTCTTAAACAGTTGTGGATCTATGATTGCCCTAAGCTCAAATGCATGCCGGAAGACGGGTTGCCtgcctctctctctattttggaGGTCTCCGATTGCCCTTTGCTAAAGAAACAGTggcaaaagagaaaaggaaaagaatggt GGCTTCCTTTGGCTTTGGTGGCAACATCCTCTGCTGCAGGTGTTCCAGCTGCTGGTTCAAAG AAACACTCTTCAGTTAGAACTATGATAATTGCTGGCGAATCTGAAGATGTGAAGTCCTTTCCAGAGGCAGAATTGCTGCCCATCAGTCTGACTTCTCTTCGCATCTGTGGTTTTcccaaaatgaaatatttggacaAGAAGGGGATTCGACACTTCACCTCTCTTGAAGAGTTACAGATTCATGACTGCCCTAAGCTCAAGTGCATGCCAGAAGATAGGCTGCTTGCCTCCCTTTCAATTCTGAAGATAAAAAACTGA